The sequence GGGGCGGGCTCGGCGTCGGCAATCAATATAACGGCTCGGCGGGCTCCGGCGGCGACCAAGGCTACGGCGGATACGGCGGCTCCGGCGGCGACGGCGCCTATGGCGCCTATGACATCGTCAACGGCCAAAGGCTGCGCGACGGCGACGGCTATGACGGCGGCGGCGGCGGCACTGGCGGAACCGGGGGAACCGGCGGCGACGGATTCGCGGGAGCGAATTCTACGACCGGCCTCGCCATTTCCGGCGGCATGGGCGGCGGCGGCGGCGGTGGCGGCGGCGGTGGCGGCTCGGGCGGCGGCGGCGGTGGCGGCGGCGGCGGCAATGGCCGGCACTACACGAGCGGCTTCCTCGGCCTCACCGATAATTATGTGGGCGGCGGCGGCGGCGATGGCGGCGGCGGCGGCGGCATTGGCGGCAATGGCGCCTCGGGCGGCATGGGCGGCGCGGGCGGCGGCGCCTTCCAGCTCGTCGCGCAGGGCCAGATCCGCGTCGGCAATAGCGACGTCTTCACCGCGGTCGGCGGCGGCGGCGCGACTGGCGGCGGCGGCGCCAATCCCGATTCGAATTACGGGCCGTCCGGCAGCTGGCAGGGCGGCGGCGACAGCTCCGACGCGCATCACGGCGGCAATGGCGGCACAGGCGGCCCTGGCGGCCCCGGCGGCGGCGGCGGCGACGGCGCTGGCGGCTCCGGCGGCACGATCAAGCTCTACGCGTCCGATCTCACCTCCGGCGGCGCGACGCTGAAGACCTCCGTCTCGACGTCGGGCGGCGCGGGCGGCGGAACGGCGGACAAGGGCGGCGAGGGACGTTTCATCGTCGCGAGCAACACGTCGCTCACTTTCCAGAGCGGCGGGAATGTCGTCTCCGGCAATGGCGGGCAGACGGCCTTCGCCGCGACCGATCCGAATGTCGAGCATTTCATCGGCCCGCGGCAGGCCAATCCCTATGTCGCGGGAACGCCGCAGACGCCGACGATCGTCGGTCTCGCGGGCGGCGCGGACATCTATGGCGTCGTCTCGGGACTCGATGCGGGCGCGATCGACTTCAACACCACGACGACGCAATTGGATCACGCTCCTGCGGACGCGCTGCTCGCGGTCATGCTGCTCGACAAGAGCGTCGGCGCGCTGAACCAGGATTATACGGGCTATGATCTGCTGATCGTCGCCAATGTCTCGACGATCAATGTCGCCAATCCGACGCTCAGCATCGACGGCGCCACGGCGCAAGCGCTGAAGACCAATGGCGTCGGCGCCGATCAGGCGCTGACGAGCCTCGCTCCGGGGCAGGTGTGGGCGACGCTGGTTCCGGAAGGCAGCGCGCATAATCACACATTCACGGCGTCGATCGGCGTGAACGCCTCCGGCGCGACGACGCTCACCGGCAATACGCTGTCGCTCGGCGGCAACGTCCAATATCTCTCCATCGCGCGCCCATCCGCGCCGACCGTCGCGCAGCTCACCGGCTTCGACGCCATAGCGGCCGATCCGGGCGCCAATCACATCTTCGGCGTCTCCACCGCGACCAGCTCTCTCGTCGTCGTGAACGCCGATGACGGATCGCAGCGCCAATTGTTCAAGGAGGCCCAGAACGGCGTCTCCGGCCTCACGAGCGTCTCCAATGTGCTCGTGACCGGGACCGACGGTTTCGTCATCACCGAGAGCGCGACGACTGGCAGGCTCGCGACATTCAAGCTCGCCTCGGCGACCGGCGATCTTTCCTTCGCGCAATCGCAATCGGATGGCGGCTCCTATTACGACTCGATGCGCTATGACGCATCGACAAAGGTGCTGACGACGACGGGCTCGGGCGGCCTGCGCAGCTATTCGCTGAACACGACGACCGGCGCGCTCACTTTGATCTCGACTCAGTCCGGCGCGAGCAGCGCCGCGACGGAAACGATCGCGCAGAATGGCTTCACCTATTCGGTGAACGCTTCGACCGGCAGCCTCACTGCGGCGAATGCGACGACCGGCGCCTCTCAGACTCTCGCAGGCGCGACCAACGGACTCGTCGGCGCCTCCGATGTGGCTGCGAGCCCCGATGGCGGCTTCGTCTATGTGACGAGCCAGAGCGGCGCCACGCTCTCCGTCTTTGAGGTCACGAATTCCACTACGCAGCCGCTCGTCTTCGTCGAGACTCTGCGCAATGGCGCCAATGGCGTGCGCGGGCTCGACGCGCCGACCGATGTCGCCGTCACCGCCGATGGCCAATATGTGCTGGTGACGGCGCGCGGAGCCAATGACATCTCCGTGTTCCAGCGCGATCAGCAGACGGGCGCGCTCGGCTTCGTCCAAGTCGTGCGCGACGCCGTCGGCGGCGTGCGCGGCCTGCTGACCCCCACCTCTCTGATCCTCGGACCGCAGAACGGCTCCACGCTCACCGCCTATGTCGGCAGCCTCGGCTCGACGACGCAGCAGGGCGGCCTCGCGACATTCAATGTCGATCTCTCGCCCAAGGCGCCGCCGATCGCATTCACGACGGAGCACACCGATATAGAGTCGATCGGCGTCACGACCGGCGTCGGCGACGACACTGTGTCGCTCGTCTCCGCGCCGCCGGCGATCGTCGGCGCGACCAAGGTGAATACGGGCGAAGGCTCCGACCATGTCGTCGTCGCCGACTATCGCGGCGCGACCGGCATCGATCTCGGCGCCGGCGCGGACAGTCTCGATCTGCGCGTCGTCAACGCCAAGACGGCGGCCGACACGCTCGCCATTCATGGCGGCGCGGACGCCGACGCGATCGATGTGCAGAACACAGGCGCAGGCGCGACGACGACGATCGACGGCGACGCCGGCTCCGATGTGATCACGATCGAGAAGGTGGGCGCCGCGGCGCATACGACAGTCTCCGGCGACGCCGACCCGGACATTGTGCGCGTCTCGCTTCCCAACCTGCCCTCCGATGCGGTGACCACGCTGCATGGCGACGCGCCCGGCGTGGCGCCCGGCGACACGCTGATCGTCGATCCGCAGGATCCGAACGCCTCCATCCTCGTCGGCGGCGTCGCCGGCCTGCCGATCCCGCAGACCAATGGCTCGATCAGCCTCGCGGGCAAGGGCGCGGTCGCTTATGACACTTTCGAGGGGCTGACGGTTCTGTCGTCGCCGATCGTGTCCTTCTCCGCGCCGAGCTATTCGACCTCGGAAGGTTCGAGCGTGACGCTGACCGCCAATGTGCAGGCGTTGGGCTCGACCAATTCGCTGTCCGGTCCGGTCGTCTTCGACATAGACGGCGACGGCCAGTTCGGCGAAGTGATCGGAACGGCTCTCGGCGGCGGCGTCTATCGCGTGACGCTTCCCTGGGATCGCCTCGTCGATCTCGGCCTCGCCGACAATGGCCTCTATACGATCGCGGTGCGCGCGACCAATTCCGACGGTCTCTCCACCACGGCGGTGTCGAAAATCCAGATCGCCGACACGCCGCCGGCGGTCGCCGTTTCCGGAGCGCATTCGGCGACGGTCGGAACGCCCTTCACCATCGGCTTCACGGCGACCGATCCTTCGCCGATCGATCGCGTGCTCGAATGGCGCGTCGATTGGGGCGATGGTTCCGCTGTCGAGACTTTCGGCGCCGACGCCACACAGGCGAGCCATGTCTATGCCGCGCCCGGCAATGTCGCGATCCGCGCCACCGCGGTGGACAAGGATACGACTCCGACCGGAGCGACCTCCGCCGCTTATGCGGTGACGGTCGGTCTCTCGGCGAACAATATCGATACGGGCGGCCCCTATCGCATCGCGGAGGGCCAGTCGCTCACGCTGACCGCGCAAGCGACCGGCGCGCCGCTCTCCTATGGTTGGGACATCAACAATGATGGGACGATCGACAAGAGCGGCGCGACGGCGAGCTTTTCCTGGAGCGAGCTGACGGCGCTCGGCGTCAATGACAGCGGCGTCTATTCCGCGCCGCATGTGATCGTCGGCTATGCGACGATCGGCTCGGCGACGCCGACGACGATCTCCAAGGCGGTCGGCGTGACGGTGGACAATGCGCCGCCGAGCTTCGTCTCCTTCGGCAATAGCGGCCCGGTGAGCGAAGGCGCGGCCTCCGCGACGGTGACATTCTCCGGCGTGACCGATCCGTCGATTGTCGACGCCGCGTCGCTGACCTATCGCTACGATTTCGACAATAATGGAAGTTTCGATCTCGTGCAGGGCGCCGGCGCCGCCACGGTTCCGAGCCAATATTTGCGGCAGAGCGGCGCGCTGCTCGTTCACGGCCAGATCGTCGACAAGGACGGCGGCGTCGCTGACGCCTATACGACGATCACGATCAATGAGGTCGCGCCGACGCTGAATGTCGTGAGCGCCGCCACGGCCGATGAGGGCGCGGTCTACAGCCTGTCGCTGGCGGCGACCGATCCGGGCGCCGATAAGATCAAATGGTGGGATGTGAATTGGGGCGACGGCGCGCAGGATCACATTCTGATCGACGCGGCCGCCGCCAATGGCAATGTCGTCGCGACGCATTCCTATGCGGATAATGGCGCCTATACGATCAAGACCGGCGCGACCGATAATGACGGCGCCTATGTCGCGGCCGACAGAAACGTCACCGTGCTCAATGTGGCGCCGACGCTGCAGACTGTCGTCGTCGCGCCGGCCGCGGGGCCGGGGTCGGCCGAGATCGCCGAGAACGCGTTCGCGCGCCTCAGCGGCCGCATCGTCGATCCGGGAACGCTCGACAGCTTCCGGCTGAATGTCGCCTGGGGCGATGGGCAGAGCGAGATCGTCGATCTTGCCGCCGGGGCGCTCAATTTCGATGTCGCTCATCGCTATGTTCAGGACGGCGTCTATACGATCACGACCAATATCGTCGACAAGGATCAGGGCGCCAGCGCCCCGACGGTTGTGAGCCTGAAGGTCGATAATGTCGCGCCCGTCGCCGGCGCATTGAGCGTCGTTCCGAGCACATCGCAAGAGGGCTCCTCCGTCACCGTCTCCGGCGTCTACACGGATGCGGGGCCGCTCGATCTCCATTCGATCGCGATCGATTGGGGCGATGGCTCGAGCTCCGCGAGCGCGGGCGCCGGCGCGACGATTATCGTCGATGCGGTCAATCGCGCCTTCACCGCGACCCATGTCTATCTCGACAATCCGGTCGCCGGCGCCAACTACACGATATCCGCGATCGTGACCGACGACGCCGGGGCCAAGAGCAATGTCTCGACCGCCGCTGTCATCGTGACAAATGCGGCGCCGATCATCGCCGATCTCACGCTGAACGGCGTCGCCGCGCAAAAGCAGACGATCGGCGGCGCGCTCGCTTCCAGCCTCACAATCGACGAGAATGGGACCGTGACATTGCTGGGTCGCTTCGCCGACGCCGGCGTCCTCGACACGCATTCGGGCGCTGTGGTCTGGGGCGACGGCGGCGCCTCTGCGCTGACGATCGACGAGGCGAGCCACACATTCACGGCGACGCATCGCTATCTCGACGACAATCCGACGGGAACCGCGGCCGATGATTATCGCATCGATCTGACGCTCTCCGACAAGGATGGCGCCTCGGCGACGATCAGCGCCGCGGTCACTGTGGCGAATGTCGCGCCGGTCTTCACCACCTTCACCAATAATGCGGCGGAGGTCGGCAATGTGCTGCCGGGCGAGCCGGTCGTGCTCTCGGGCGTCTTCGCCGATCCGGGAACGCAGGACAGCTATACGCTCATCGTCGATTGGGGCGACGGCACTGCCGCCGAGACGCTCGCCTATGCCGCCGGAACGCGCGACTTCCAGCTGACGCACAACTACCGCGATCCGGGCTTCTGGACGATCTCGGCGCATCTTTCCGATGATGATCTCGGCGTCGCGACCGCGACCACCGAGGCGCGGCTCACCGGCGTCGCCCTGCTCGACGGCGTGCTGCGCATCGCCGGAACGCCACAGGACGACACGGTGATCGTGCGCAAGCCGCTCGAGCCGGTCGCCTATTGGAACTTCAATGAGACGAGCGGAACCTCCGTCGCCGACAGCGCCGGAACGCCGCAGAATGGAACGCTCTATACGGATCGCGCGCCGGACCGCGCCGATCCGGGGCCGTCCGCCGCTTTCGCGCCTTTCGGCGCGGCCAATTCGATCGAGTTCCACGACGACAAGAAGGAATATGTCGCCGTCGCCGACGATGCGGTCTTCAATCTCGCGAGCGGCGCGGTGCAGCTCTGGTTCGACGCCAATGACACGGGCCATGACCGGGGCGACACGCAGGTCTTGTTCTCGAAGAGCAAGAGCGGTCTCGGCGCCGGCCAGCTGACGATCGGCGTCGATCATGGGACGCTGTTCGCCGAGCTCGAGGGCGCCGATGCGACCGGGCGGCTGAGTGTCTATCGCGTCGAGGGCTGCGACGACGTCGCCTGCGGCGATTGGCACAATGTCGCCTTCACCTTCGGCGAAGCCGGCATGAAGCTCTATCTCGATGGCGCGCTCGTCGGCGAGAACGCCTATACGGGCGGATTGCAGGGCAATCACGAGGCGATCGTCATCGGCGCGTCCAACGCCGACAATCGCAACACGTCCGGCAATCTCTCCAAGCTGACGATCAGTGATCCTTTCTCCGGGCACATAGACGAGGTCTCCGTCTATGGCCGCCAGCTGAACGATCAGCAGGTGATGGATGCGATGCGGAAGGGCGCGCGCGGCGCGAATGATCCCAATGGCGCGACGATCGAGGTCTATGCGAGCTTCCTGCCGATCATCGGGCAGAATGTGATCAAGACCTTCGCCGCCGCCGATGTGAAATCCATCCTCATCGCCACGGGCGGCGGAAACGACATTGTGACTGTCGATGCGAGCGTCGATGCGCCGCTGACGGTGAAGGCCGGCGACGGAAACGACACGGTTCGCGCGGGCTCGGGCGCCTCGGCGCTGCTCGGCGGCCTCGGCGACGACACGCTGGTCGGCGGCGCCGCCAGCGACGTCATTCTGGGCGGCGACGGCGCCGATTATCTCGTCGGCGGCGGCGGCGCCGATCTCATCGACGGCGGCGACGGCGTCGACACCGTCTCCATGCCGATTGTGCAGCCGACCGCTTATTGGTCCTTCGACAAGGTTACGAATGGCGTCGTCGCCGACTCGGTCGGAACGCCGCAGAACGGAACCTTCTACGGCGCGTCCCTGCACGGATCGGACGACGGCGCGGCGACAGCCGACAATGTCTCCTATGACGCCGGCGCCAATGCGAGCTTCCGGGGCGACACGCGGCAATATGTGGCGGTCGCCGACGATGCGGCGCTGCATTTGGCGGATGGGACGATCGCCTTGCTGTTCGACACCGGCGAAGCGCGGGCGATCAGGTGCTGTTCACCAAGAACGGCTATGGCAATAATGAGGGCGATCTCACCATTGGCGTCGCGAACGGCCGCGTCTATGCGCGGCTCGAGACGGGAACGACCTCCTATACGGTGACGAGCTGCGACGATATCGGCTGCGGATGGCGTCAGCTGGCCTTCAGCTTCGGCGCCGACGGCATGAAGCTCTATATCGACGGCGCGCTCGTCGACGCCAATTCCTACAGCGGCGGCCTCGCGAATAATCGCCAAGCGATCGTGATCGGCGCCTCGGACGAAGCGAACCGAAACCAGTCCGGCGATCTCTCCAAGCTGACCGTCACCAAGGCGTTCCGCGGCTCCATCGACGAGGTCGCGGTGTTCGGCCAGGCGCTGAATGGCGACCAGATTCGCCGTCTCGTCGTCTCGGGTCCGCGGCTGGCGAGCGCCGGCCCCGGCTTCAGCGGCGCGCTTTCGGATTATCAGCTGTCCTTCGTCGGCGGCGCGCTTCAAGTCGCCGATACGCGTCCCGCGCTGCCGCAAGGCGTCGCCTATTGGTCGCTCGATGAAGCGCGTGGCTCTACGACGCTGGCGGATAGCGCCGGCGCGCCGCAGAACGCGACCTTCGTGACAAAGCTCGCCACCGATCTCGGCAACGCCGGGCCGTCCGCGACCGCGGCGCCCTTCGGCGCCGGGACATCGGCGGCGTTCCACAAGGATCCGCGCGGCTATATCGCCGTCGCGAATTCCGACGATTTCGCGCTCGACGAGGGCGCGATCCAGCTGTGGTTCGATGCGAGCCGCACGTCGGGAACGCAGACCTTGTTCTCGAAGGATGGCGCCCATGCGCAGGACGGCCTCACCATCAGCCTCGTCGGTCAGCATCTCGAGGTGAAGCTCGACGGCGACGATGGCGCGCATGTCATCGACACGCTCAATGTCGTCTCGGCGGGCTCATGGAACCATCTCGCCTTCACCTTCGGCCAAGGCGGGATGAAGCTCTATGTCAATGGCGTGCTCGTCGGCGAAGATTCCTATACGGGCGGCGTCGCCGGCAATCGTGAGGCGATCGTCATCGGCGGCTCGAATGCGAGCGACTCCGACGCTTCCGGCGATCTGACCAAGCTTCGCGTCACCAACGCCTTCGGCGGCCTCATCGACGAGGTGGCGATCTTCGGCGGTTCCGTCGATCAAGCCTTCGTGCGCCGCATGATGAAGGAAAGCGCGCAAAAGCTGATCGCCGAAGGCGCCGCCGGCCCGACCATCGATGGCACGGATCAGCTGGAAGGAGTCGAGCGCCTCGCTTTCGCCGATGGAGCCTCCGCCTATGTGCTCGGCCGTTCCAACCCCGCCACATTGACGACCGCCGATGTGCAGGCTCTCGCCGGCAATGGCCAGCTGGTCGTGCTCGGCGACGGCGGCCAGCCACTGCATCTTTCCGGCGCCTGGGGCGACATCGGCCAGCGCGCGATCGGCAATATTCTCTATGACGTCTACCACAACAGCAGCGCGCAGCTTCTCGTGCAGTCCGGTGTGCAGGTGACCGTCGATCAGCAATTGCTGACGCCGATCGCCTACTGGACCTTCGACGACGCAGGCTCGGCCGTCGCCGATAGTGCGGGCGCGGCGCAGAATGGGGTGTTCTATGCCAATGGCCGGCCGGATCGGGACGACGCCGGCCCGTCGACGGCGATCGCGCCCTTCGGCGCCGGAGCCTCGGCCGACTTCCACGACACCAGCCGAGAATATGTCGCCGTCGCGAATGATCCGGCCTTCGCCGTCGGCGAGGGCGCGATCCAGCTCTGGTTCGACGCCCGTTCGACCTTCGGACAACAGACGTTGTTCGCCAAGGACGGCGCCGGCTTGAACAACGGACTGACGATCGGACTCGATGGCAATCGTCTGGTTGCGCAGATGGAAGGGCCGACCGGCGTCTATACGATCCGCTCGTCGACGACGGTGGCCGCCGGGGCGTGGCACAATCTCGCTTTCACCTTCGGCGTGGGAGGCATGAAGCTTTATCTGGATGGCGCGCTCGTCGGAACCAATGCCTATGCCGGTGGATTGACCGCGAACCAATCGGCCATAGTGATCGGCGGCTCCGATGAAACCACCGTCGGCGCCGCGAGCGATTTGTCGAAGCTGAAGATCACGAAATCCTTCGACGGACATATCGACGAAGTCGCCTTCTTCGGCCAGGCGCTCACCGCCAATCAGATCCAGCAGGCCGCCGTCGCGGGGGCCTTCGGAGTGGCGAGCACAGATGTACCGGTCAGCGTCGTTCCGCCGCCTCCGTCTCCCCCCGTTCCGCATTGCTCGGACCTCGACGACTGGCTGTGGTTCGACTCCGAGCACAAGCGGAACCACGCCGATCACGGCGGTCATGCGCAGCACGGCGAGGATTGGCGCTTCGACTGGTAGTCGCGCGGGGCGCGCCGCGGCTGTTATCAATTCGTCACAGAATGATGCGAATCGTGGCCTGTGCTTTAAGACGATAGATAGACAGCGTTCTCGTTTCAGAATGGAGTCGCGGATATGGATCAGGTCGAGTCGAATGTGCAGCCCGCCGCCGATATTGCCGAAGGCGTCCGTCAGTCCGCAGTGGTCTGGGACGATCACAACATGGTCACGCATTTCGCCAATGTCGTGAATATTCAGAGCACGCTCGAGCAGGTGGATCTGTTCTTCGGCACGAACAAGACCTGGAATATCGGCAATGAACGTCAGGTGCATGTCGAATTGACCGATCGCGTCATACTGAGCCCGCATGCCGCCAAGCGTTTGAGCGTGGCTCTGGCCGGCGTGCTCAAGGAATATGAGTCCCGCCACGGCGCGTTGAAGATCGACGGGCGCTGATCGCGCCGCAGGTCCGGCGCGGCGGTGACACGTGACAATGTTCGCGAGCACGGAGGGAGCGAGCGCTCTGCGGCCCCCTGAAAGGACCAAGCTTCTCGATGAGGAGCGCGTTGCGGTCCTCGAGCAGGCGCTGTGGAAGCGCCTGGACGACGCCGCCGATCTTCAAGCGCTCCTCGCCGCTTGGCTGGCGCTGCAATGCGGGATGATCTCCTTCGCGATCTGTGGAGCCGTCGCGCTTCGGGAGCCGGGCGGAGGCCGCCGGCTCGCCTCATGGCCGGAAGGCGACGACGCGCTCGCCCGCCTTCATTCGACGATCGATCTCGCAGTCGCGCAGCGACGCGGCGTGGTGCAGAAGCCCGTCGCCGCAGCCGGGGCGTCATTGTCGCCGGCGCAAATCGCTTATCCGATCATCGTCGACGAGAAGATTCTCGGCGCTGCGGCAGTCGAGATTCGTGGCGACGGCTCGGCGCAATTGCGGCTCGCCGCGCGCCAATTGCAATGGGGCGTCGCCTGGATTCGCGAACGCCTGCGTCTCGATGCGGCCGAGGATGCGGCGCATATGCTCCGCCGCCTGACCGGCGTTCTCGACATGCTCGCCGTCGCGCTCGAGGAGGAGGGGTTCGCGCCAGCCTGTCGCGCTTGCGTCACCGAACTCGCGTCGCTGCAGTCCTGCGAGCGCGTCAGCATCAGCTTCGCGCAGGAATCCGGCGTGCGTGTCGCCGCCATCTCGCACAGCGCGCATTTTGGGAAAGATCTCAATCTCGTCCGTCTGCTCAATAGCGCGATGAACGAGGCGGTCGATCAGCACGCCGTCATCTCGTATCCTCCACGCCCCGACGAATCGCATGTCGTGCGCGCGCATAGCGAATTGGCGGAATCGCATGGCTGCGGCGCCATTCTGACGACGCCGATGTTCGCCAAGGACAAATTCATCGGCGCCATGACATTCGAGCGCGGCAAGGACAGGCCGTTCGAGCCGGACGAGATCGAGTTCCTCGATTGTCTCGCCGCCGCTCTCGGGCCAGTCCTCGACATCCGCCGCCGCGACGATCGCTGGCTGATCGTGAAGGCGTGGGATTCGTGTCACACTCATGCACATGAGCTTCTCGGACCGGGGCATGTCGGCCGCAAGCTCGCCGCGCTCGCGCTAATCGTGTCGACATTGGCCTTCGCTGTCGTAACAGATGTCTATCGAGTGACGGCCAACGCCTCGATAGAGGGAAAGGTGCAGCGCGCGATCGTCGCGCCGTTCAATGGCTTCATCAAGGAAGCGCATGTGCGTGCGGGCGACGAAGTCCGCAGCGGGGACATGCTGGCGACGCTCGACGATCGCGAATTTGCGCTCGAGCGACTGCGCTGGATCACCGAGCGACAAAAGAAGCAATATGAATTCGAACGCGCCGGCGGCGCCCGCAATCGCGCCGACACGCGCATCCTCGGCGCGGAGATGCAGGAATCCGAGGCGCAGATAAGGCTCGCCGACGAACAGCTCGCGCGAACGAAGCTGCAAGCGCCCTTCGATGGCTTGGTGGTTTCGGGCGATCTCAGCCAATCCATCGGCGCCGCGGTCCAGCGCGGGCAGGTGCTGTTCGAGGTCGCCCCACTCGACGACTGGCGCGTCGTCCTCGACGTCGACGAGAGCCAAGTCAACGAGATCGCGATCGGAGCGGGCGGCGAGCTGCTGATCGCGGCGCTCCCCAATGAGAGGTTTCCGCTCGTCGTCGAGAAAATCACGCCCGTGGCGAAAGCCGACGAAGGCGTGAACACATTCCGCGTCGAAGCCGCGCTGCGCGCGAGCTCGCCGAAACTGCGGCCCGGCATGAGAGGCGTCGGGAAGGTGGAGGCGGGCCGACGACGAATAGGCTGGATCTGGACACGATCGCTGATCGATTGGTTCGAGATCTGGTCTTGGCGCTGGCTGGACTAGGAGCAAAGGCATGGCCGCGCCTCTGCGGAGCTCGTCCTGGTATCGCGTCGCCGATCTCAAGCCGAGATTGCGCGCCCACGCCCGGATTCATCGGCAGCGCCATAGAGGCCAGCTCTGGTATGTTCTGCAGGATCGGCAGAATGGCCAGTTTCATCGTCTCTCGCCCTTGGCGCATAATATCGTTTGCCTCATGGACGGTCGCCGCAGCGTCGATGAAATCTGGGAGATGATGGGCCATCGCTATGGCGACGACCAGCCCACCCAGGACGAAACC is a genomic window of Methylosinus sp. H3A containing:
- a CDS encoding efflux RND transporter periplasmic adaptor subunit, with the protein product MFASTEGASALRPPERTKLLDEERVAVLEQALWKRLDDAADLQALLAAWLALQCGMISFAICGAVALREPGGGRRLASWPEGDDALARLHSTIDLAVAQRRGVVQKPVAAAGASLSPAQIAYPIIVDEKILGAAAVEIRGDGSAQLRLAARQLQWGVAWIRERLRLDAAEDAAHMLRRLTGVLDMLAVALEEEGFAPACRACVTELASLQSCERVSISFAQESGVRVAAISHSAHFGKDLNLVRLLNSAMNEAVDQHAVISYPPRPDESHVVRAHSELAESHGCGAILTTPMFAKDKFIGAMTFERGKDRPFEPDEIEFLDCLAAALGPVLDIRRRDDRWLIVKAWDSCHTHAHELLGPGHVGRKLAALALIVSTLAFAVVTDVYRVTANASIEGKVQRAIVAPFNGFIKEAHVRAGDEVRSGDMLATLDDREFALERLRWITERQKKQYEFERAGGARNRADTRILGAEMQESEAQIRLADEQLARTKLQAPFDGLVVSGDLSQSIGAAVQRGQVLFEVAPLDDWRVVLDVDESQVNEIAIGAGGELLIAALPNERFPLVVEKITPVAKADEGVNTFRVEAALRASSPKLRPGMRGVGKVEAGRRRIGWIWTRSLIDWFEIWSWRWLD
- a CDS encoding LamG domain-containing protein gives rise to the protein MLFTKNGYGNNEGDLTIGVANGRVYARLETGTTSYTVTSCDDIGCGWRQLAFSFGADGMKLYIDGALVDANSYSGGLANNRQAIVIGASDEANRNQSGDLSKLTVTKAFRGSIDEVAVFGQALNGDQIRRLVVSGPRLASAGPGFSGALSDYQLSFVGGALQVADTRPALPQGVAYWSLDEARGSTTLADSAGAPQNATFVTKLATDLGNAGPSATAAPFGAGTSAAFHKDPRGYIAVANSDDFALDEGAIQLWFDASRTSGTQTLFSKDGAHAQDGLTISLVGQHLEVKLDGDDGAHVIDTLNVVSAGSWNHLAFTFGQGGMKLYVNGVLVGEDSYTGGVAGNREAIVIGGSNASDSDASGDLTKLRVTNAFGGLIDEVAIFGGSVDQAFVRRMMKESAQKLIAEGAAGPTIDGTDQLEGVERLAFADGASAYVLGRSNPATLTTADVQALAGNGQLVVLGDGGQPLHLSGAWGDIGQRAIGNILYDVYHNSSAQLLVQSGVQVTVDQQLLTPIAYWTFDDAGSAVADSAGAAQNGVFYANGRPDRDDAGPSTAIAPFGAGASADFHDTSREYVAVANDPAFAVGEGAIQLWFDARSTFGQQTLFAKDGAGLNNGLTIGLDGNRLVAQMEGPTGVYTIRSSTTVAAGAWHNLAFTFGVGGMKLYLDGALVGTNAYAGGLTANQSAIVIGGSDETTVGAASDLSKLKITKSFDGHIDEVAFFGQALTANQIQQAAVAGAFGVASTDVPVSVVPPPPSPPVPHCSDLDDWLWFDSEHKRNHADHGGHAQHGEDWRFDW
- a CDS encoding DUF3467 domain-containing protein, whose product is MDQVESNVQPAADIAEGVRQSAVVWDDHNMVTHFANVVNIQSTLEQVDLFFGTNKTWNIGNERQVHVELTDRVILSPHAAKRLSVALAGVLKEYESRHGALKIDGR